The Megalops cyprinoides isolate fMegCyp1 chromosome 10, fMegCyp1.pri, whole genome shotgun sequence genome window below encodes:
- the nradd gene encoding tumor necrosis factor receptor superfamily member 16: MRCEKAALRFWTLILMVKVTLAADCASGRFTDSGECCNLCPEGHGVAEECGQENTKCQPCQEGVTFSDGRSPCRACARCPLGIPETAPCSASQDTRCDCGPSFYLWREENSTAGLCAACSICGRGQGVVRSCGPLGNTVCQPCGPGTFSEERSGTKPCQPCSRCQENEVEIRPCQPNSDTLCMERKLHILSRPADSDGPREFPRWQGHQEDEDGGEASPATRAPKFTPQEEEGNNIIPVYVSVLAAVVLGLLLYVAYKCWTSCKQKQALAKARPAELGSAAEGEKLHSDSGVFLDSHSLQDSQPSKGSKRDSKLDSRLYLNVAPHRQEEVERLLREGEGRSWRQLAAQLGYEPERVDVFGRGEDPVHTLLSHWASQEGSTLGALCSALTRIDRADVASALTCPAQGSSVV, translated from the exons gtTACACTGGCAGCTGACTGCGCCAGTGGGCGTTTCACAGACTCAGGGGAGTGCTGTAATCTGTGCCCAGAGGGCCACGGCGTGGCAGAAGAGTGTGGGCAGGAAAACACAAAGTGCCAGCCCTGTCAGGAGG gaGTGACCTTCTCTGACGGCCGCTCCCCGTGCCGGGCCTGTGCCCGCTGTCCCCTGGGGATTCCAGAAACGGCCCCCTGCAGCGCGTCCCAGGACACGCGGTGTGACTGCGGGCCCAGCTTCTACCTGTGGCGCGAGGAGAACAGCACGGCCGGCCTGTGCGCCGCCTGCTCCATctgtgggcggggccagggcGTGGTGCGGAGCTGCGGCCCGCTCGGGAACACTGTCTGCCAGCCCTGCGGCCCGGGGACGTTTTCGGAGGAGCGCAGCGGGACCAAGCCCTGCCAGCCCTGCTCCCGGTGCCAGGAGAATGAGGTGGAGATCCGGCCCTGCCAGCCCAACTCGGACACGCTGTGCATGG AGAGGAAACTCCACATCCTGTCCCGCCCTGCTGATTCGGACGGCCCGCGCGAGTTCCCCCGTTGGCAGGGGCACCAAGAGGATGAGGACGGAGGGGAAGCCAGCCCTGCCACCAGAGCCCCCAAATTTACcccccaggaggaggagggcaacAACATTATCCCCGTCTACGTGTCTGTGCTGGCCGCTGTGGTGCTGGGGCTTCTGCTCTATGTCGCCTACAagtg CTGGACATCCTGTAAGCAGAAGCAGGCTCTGGCAAAGGCAAGACCTGCGGAGCTGGGCAGCGCCGCCGAGGGGGAGAAACTGCACAGCGACAGCGGGGTGTTCCTGGACTCCCACAGCCTGCAGGACAGCCAGCCCAGCAAAG GCAGCAAGCGGGACAGCAAGCTGGACAGCCGGCTGTACCTGAACGTGGCGCCGCACCggcaggaggaggtggagcggCTCCTGCGGGAGGGCGAGGGCCGCAGCTGGAGGCAGCTGGCTGCGCAGCTGGGCTACGAGCCGGAGCGGGTGGACGTGTTCGGCCGCGGCGAGGACCCCGTCCACACGCTGCTCTCCCACTGGGCCTCGCAGGAGGGCTCCACGCTGGGCGCGCTCTGCTCCGCCCTGACCAGGATCGACCGGGCCGACGTGGCCAGCGCGCTCACCTGTCCCGCCCAGGGCAGCTCCGTGGTCTGA